A section of the Saccharopolyspora gregorii genome encodes:
- the glf gene encoding UDP-galactopyranose mutase: MSFAGYDLIVVGSGFFGLTIAERAATQLDKRVLVLDRRDHIGGNAYSEPEPETGIEVHRYGAHLFHTSNKRVWEYVNRFTDFTDYQHRVFTRHEGQIYSFPMNLGLLCQFFGRAFSPDEAKALVAEQAAEIETADAQNLEEKAISLIGRPLYDAFVRGYTAKQWQTDPKQLPAANITRLPVRYNFNNRYFNDTYEGLPVDGYTAWLEKMAEHPNIEVRLSTDYFDVRAELPADVPVVYTGPLDRYFDYSEGELGWRTLDFESEVVPTGDYQGTPVMNYADEDVPYTRIHEFRHFHPEREDRHPKDKTVIVREYSRFAEHGDEPYYPINTGDDRAKLEAYREKAKAEAKERKVLFGGRLGTYKYLDMHMAIGSALSMFDNKLTPYFTEGRLLDGSLED; the protein is encoded by the coding sequence GTGAGCTTCGCAGGCTATGACCTGATCGTTGTTGGCTCCGGATTCTTCGGACTGACGATCGCAGAGCGCGCCGCCACCCAGCTGGACAAGCGGGTGCTGGTGCTGGACCGACGTGACCACATCGGCGGAAACGCCTATTCGGAACCGGAACCGGAAACCGGTATCGAGGTGCACCGCTATGGCGCGCACCTGTTCCACACCTCGAACAAGCGGGTGTGGGAGTACGTGAACCGGTTCACGGATTTCACCGATTACCAGCACCGGGTGTTCACCCGGCATGAGGGGCAGATTTACTCGTTCCCGATGAACTTGGGCCTGCTGTGCCAGTTCTTCGGTCGCGCGTTCTCCCCGGACGAGGCCAAGGCGCTGGTCGCGGAGCAGGCGGCGGAGATCGAGACCGCCGACGCCCAGAACCTGGAGGAGAAGGCGATCTCCCTGATCGGCCGTCCGCTGTACGACGCGTTCGTGCGCGGCTACACGGCCAAGCAGTGGCAGACCGACCCGAAGCAGCTGCCCGCCGCGAACATCACCCGGCTGCCGGTCCGCTACAACTTCAACAACCGCTACTTCAACGACACCTACGAGGGTCTTCCGGTTGACGGCTACACCGCCTGGCTGGAGAAGATGGCGGAGCACCCGAACATCGAGGTCCGGCTCAGCACGGACTACTTCGACGTCCGCGCCGAGCTGCCCGCCGACGTGCCCGTGGTGTACACCGGCCCGCTGGACCGCTACTTCGACTACTCGGAGGGCGAGCTGGGCTGGCGCACCCTCGACTTCGAGTCCGAGGTCGTGCCGACCGGCGACTACCAGGGCACGCCGGTGATGAACTACGCGGACGAGGACGTGCCCTACACCCGGATCCACGAGTTCCGGCACTTCCACCCCGAGCGGGAGGACCGGCACCCGAAGGACAAGACGGTCATCGTCCGGGAGTACTCGCGGTTCGCCGAGCACGGCGACGAGCCGTACTACCCGATCAACACCGGCGACGACCGGGCGAAGCTCGAGGCGTACCGCGAGAAGGCGAAGGCCGAGGCCAAGGAGCGCAAGGTGCTCTTCGGCGGCCGGCTGGGCACCTACAAGTACCTCGATATGCACATGGCGATCGGCTCGGCGTTGAGCATGTTCGACAACAAGCTCACCCCCTATTTCACCGAGGGCCGCCTCCTGGACGGCTCGCTGGAGGATTGA
- a CDS encoding glycosyltransferase, with protein sequence MTDRTPDVSAAATKRAGTATAAESKTGEAAATRSKSRKVAPEQVLQRVVFPRGEDPLDVRALYIDEPQTGTTTVVSRRSIKVPAHSKISLASYFNAFPASYWKRWTKVDEVVLRLKVKGAGRLDVYRSKANGDSVHLEGAPVASPKSWTWLEFRVSLKPFEDGGWIWFDLFTNDSALEVDEAAWTTDVELPRQRVVVGTTTIRPADCVVALQTLGEDPEVMAVVEKVVVADQGGQKIRDTEGFELAAERLGDKLQVIEQANIGGSGGFTRVMYEGVHNSDAEQVLLMDDDIALEPDGVLRANAFARAASHPVIVGGHMLNLQARSRLHSMGEVVDVGVGIWRPAPGAVTDYDFAKTPLRKSKKLHKRIDANYNGWWMCLFPREVIENSGLPLPLFIKFDDSEYSLRAGAHGYPTVTLPGAAVWHMPWTDKNDATDWTAYFHTRNRLVMAALHSPEEVRQVLVKQGLKLTLRHLLSMEYSTVAVQQKAIEDFLAGPGELFDSLRTARPDVLELRKDYDDAKTLPSAREFPPPSADPIMAEGLLKPPVNPAVIAARASKALLHNLKEPDQAAGERPQLNIPADSARWFLLGALDSATVSNADGSGVSFRRRDPEEFRRLGLRALANYRKLAREWPRLREVYRAALPELTSPESWKQVFDEK encoded by the coding sequence GTGACCGACCGGACCCCCGACGTGTCCGCGGCCGCCACCAAGCGCGCCGGGACCGCGACCGCGGCCGAGAGCAAGACCGGTGAGGCGGCCGCCACCCGCTCGAAGAGCCGCAAGGTGGCTCCCGAGCAGGTGCTGCAACGCGTGGTCTTCCCGCGTGGCGAGGACCCGCTGGACGTGCGCGCGCTTTACATCGACGAGCCGCAGACCGGCACCACCACGGTGGTGTCCCGGCGCTCGATCAAGGTGCCCGCGCACTCCAAGATCTCGCTGGCGTCCTACTTCAACGCCTTCCCCGCCAGCTACTGGAAGCGGTGGACGAAGGTCGACGAGGTGGTGCTGCGGCTGAAGGTCAAGGGGGCCGGTCGGCTCGACGTCTACCGCTCGAAGGCCAACGGCGACAGCGTGCACCTGGAAGGTGCGCCGGTCGCCAGCCCGAAGTCCTGGACGTGGCTGGAGTTCCGGGTCTCGCTGAAGCCGTTCGAGGACGGCGGCTGGATCTGGTTCGACCTGTTCACCAACGACAGCGCGCTGGAAGTCGACGAGGCGGCCTGGACCACCGACGTCGAGCTGCCGCGGCAGCGGGTCGTCGTGGGCACCACCACGATCCGCCCGGCCGACTGCGTCGTGGCGCTGCAGACCCTGGGCGAGGACCCCGAGGTCATGGCCGTGGTGGAGAAGGTCGTCGTCGCCGACCAGGGCGGTCAGAAGATCCGCGACACCGAGGGCTTCGAGCTGGCCGCCGAGCGGCTCGGCGACAAGCTGCAGGTGATCGAGCAGGCCAACATCGGCGGCTCCGGCGGCTTCACCCGCGTCATGTACGAGGGCGTGCACAACTCGGACGCCGAGCAGGTCCTGCTCATGGACGACGACATCGCGCTGGAGCCGGACGGCGTGCTGCGCGCCAACGCGTTCGCCCGGGCCGCCTCCCACCCGGTGATCGTCGGCGGCCACATGCTGAACCTGCAGGCCCGCTCGCGGCTGCACAGCATGGGCGAGGTCGTCGACGTCGGCGTCGGCATCTGGCGCCCCGCGCCGGGCGCGGTCACCGACTACGACTTCGCGAAGACCCCGCTGCGCAAGAGCAAGAAGCTGCACAAGCGGATCGACGCGAACTACAACGGCTGGTGGATGTGCCTGTTCCCGCGTGAGGTCATCGAGAACTCCGGGCTGCCGCTGCCGCTGTTCATCAAGTTCGACGACTCGGAGTACTCGCTGCGCGCCGGCGCGCACGGCTACCCGACGGTGACGCTGCCGGGCGCGGCGGTGTGGCACATGCCGTGGACGGACAAGAACGACGCCACGGACTGGACCGCCTACTTCCACACCCGCAACCGGCTGGTGATGGCCGCGCTGCACAGCCCGGAAGAGGTGCGGCAGGTCCTGGTCAAGCAGGGCCTGAAGCTGACCTTGCGGCACCTGCTGTCGATGGAGTACTCCACGGTGGCGGTGCAGCAGAAGGCCATCGAGGACTTCCTGGCCGGACCGGGCGAGCTGTTCGACTCGCTGCGCACGGCCCGCCCGGACGTGCTGGAGCTGCGCAAGGACTACGACGACGCGAAGACGCTGCCCTCGGCCCGCGAGTTCCCGCCGCCCTCGGCGGACCCGATCATGGCGGAGGGCCTGCTGAAGCCGCCGGTGAACCCGGCGGTCATCGCGGCGCGGGCGTCGAAGGCGCTGCTGCACAACCTCAAGGAACCCGACCAGGCGGCGGGCGAGCGGCCGCAGCTGAACATCCCGGCCGACAGCGCCCGCTGGTTCCTGCTCGGCGCGCTGGACAGCGCGACCGTGTCCAACGCCGACGGCAGCGGGGTGTCGTTCCGGCGCCGCGACCCGGAGGAGTTCCGCAGGCTCGGGCTCCGCGCCTTGGCGAACTACCGCAAGCTGGCCCGCGAGTGGCCGCGGCTGCGCGAGGTCTACCGCGCGGCGCTGCCCGAGCTGACCAGCCCGGAGTCCTGGAAACAGGTCTTCGACGAGAAGTGA
- a CDS encoding endonuclease: MSERSTARALVREAGTTYAEQAGIALADKPSPLYRLLVLSVLLSTRIKAEIAVAAARELGEFPTAERMRDATWQQRVDALGRGHYVRYDESTATALGRGAELVLDRYRGDLRRLRAAADGDPAEVQRLLREVPSLGPVGAHIFCREAQAVWPELRPHFDAKALSGAEKAGLPADAHRLGELVPADDHARFSAALVRITLEKGLLQGITASA; the protein is encoded by the coding sequence ATGTCCGAACGGTCCACCGCCCGCGCGCTGGTGCGCGAAGCGGGCACCACCTACGCGGAGCAGGCGGGCATCGCGCTCGCCGACAAGCCGTCCCCGCTGTACCGGTTGCTGGTGCTGTCGGTGCTGCTGTCCACCCGGATCAAGGCCGAGATCGCGGTGGCCGCGGCCCGGGAGCTCGGCGAGTTCCCCACCGCGGAGCGGATGCGGGACGCGACCTGGCAGCAGCGGGTGGACGCGCTGGGCCGCGGGCACTACGTGCGCTACGACGAGAGCACGGCCACCGCGCTCGGCCGCGGCGCCGAGCTGGTGCTGGACCGCTACCGGGGCGACCTGCGCCGGTTGCGGGCCGCCGCGGACGGGGACCCGGCGGAGGTGCAGCGGCTGCTGCGCGAGGTGCCGAGCCTCGGCCCGGTCGGCGCGCACATCTTCTGCCGGGAGGCGCAGGCGGTGTGGCCGGAGCTGCGCCCCCACTTCGACGCGAAGGCGCTCTCCGGAGCCGAGAAGGCCGGGCTGCCTGCGGACGCGCACCGGCTGGGCGAGCTGGTGCCCGCGGACGACCACGCCCGCTTCTCCGCCGCCCTGGTGCGCATCACGCTGGAGAAGGGCCTCCTCCAGGGGATCACCGCGTCGGCCTGA
- a CDS encoding flagellar biosynthesis protein FlhF, translating to MPYSQAGNDDEDREAVEQHRAEQQAAERPGEVEPDVLLDVPALRVEELHLEVEDLRAQVSLQAEIRDLLRLSVGADVSLGRADLELKGVEAQAFLKVRLDHVAEIIERVLTSIDRNPEIVLGLTREARGVLRDAGVDDALRGGVGELGEAAARSVQAGSEVVSDAATAAEQAGPAATGEADPAGPADRPAGAPMDRPAEPADRPAESADRPAEPAAERPEPADTDAPGQSAAVAEEPAPATDEQAADQRPPRRPAETARRARYRSATGRRLGDPARRDRPRQRRRHER from the coding sequence ATGCCGTACAGCCAGGCGGGGAACGACGACGAGGACCGCGAAGCGGTCGAGCAGCACCGCGCGGAGCAGCAGGCCGCTGAGCGGCCGGGCGAGGTCGAGCCCGACGTGCTGCTCGACGTGCCGGCCCTGCGGGTGGAGGAGCTCCACCTGGAGGTCGAGGACCTGCGGGCCCAGGTGTCGCTGCAGGCGGAGATCCGCGACCTGCTGCGCCTGAGCGTGGGTGCGGACGTGTCGCTGGGGCGGGCGGACCTGGAGCTCAAGGGCGTCGAGGCGCAGGCGTTCCTCAAGGTCCGCCTCGACCACGTCGCCGAGATCATCGAGCGGGTGCTCACCTCCATCGACCGCAACCCGGAGATCGTGCTGGGGCTGACGCGGGAAGCCCGCGGGGTGCTGCGGGACGCGGGCGTCGACGACGCGCTGCGCGGCGGGGTCGGCGAGCTCGGCGAGGCCGCCGCGCGGTCGGTGCAGGCGGGCAGCGAGGTCGTGTCCGACGCGGCGACCGCCGCGGAGCAGGCCGGTCCGGCGGCGACCGGGGAAGCGGACCCGGCGGGACCGGCCGACCGCCCCGCGGGCGCACCGATGGACCGCCCCGCCGAACCCGCCGACCGCCCCGCCGAATCGGCCGACCGCCCCGCCGAACCCGCCGCCGAGCGGCCGGAGCCCGCCGACACCGACGCCCCCGGGCAGTCCGCCGCCGTGGCCGAGGAACCCGCTCCGGCGACCGACGAGCAGGCCGCTGACCAGCGACCCCCGCGCCGCCCCGCCGAGACCGCGCGCCGGGCGCGCTACCGCTCGGCGACCGGGCGCAGGCTCGGCGACCCCGCCCGCCGGGACCGGCCCCGGCAGCGGCGCCGCCACGAGCGCTGA
- a CDS encoding phosphatase PAP2 family protein, whose translation MPEVTTETLVLRKVQGALAKPPVVKAARAMSLFGEHAAGWLAIGAVGALVDRKRRGEWVAAAAGVAFAHGASIGVKRVVRRSRPGDPQVKVLVGTPSKLSFPSSHATSTTTAAVLYGGLLGKRLTPALVPPMMVSRMVLGVHYPSDVLAGSALGGAVALGVRRFTRRRRNRG comes from the coding sequence ATGCCGGAAGTCACCACCGAGACGCTCGTCCTGCGCAAGGTGCAGGGCGCGCTGGCCAAGCCGCCGGTGGTCAAGGCGGCCCGCGCGATGTCGCTGTTCGGCGAGCACGCGGCAGGCTGGCTGGCGATCGGCGCCGTGGGTGCGCTGGTGGACCGCAAGCGGCGCGGCGAGTGGGTCGCGGCCGCGGCCGGCGTCGCCTTCGCGCACGGGGCGTCCATCGGGGTGAAGCGGGTCGTGCGGCGCAGCCGGCCCGGTGACCCGCAGGTGAAGGTGCTGGTCGGAACGCCGAGCAAGCTCAGCTTCCCGTCCTCGCACGCGACTTCGACGACGACGGCCGCCGTGCTCTACGGCGGTCTGCTGGGCAAGCGGCTGACCCCGGCGCTGGTGCCGCCGATGATGGTCAGCCGGATGGTCCTGGGGGTTCATTACCCGAGCGACGTTCTCGCCGGTTCAGCGCTCGGCGGTGCCGTGGCGCTGGGCGTCCGGCGGTTCACGAGACGGCGGAGGAACCGTGGCTGA
- a CDS encoding helix-turn-helix domain-containing protein yields the protein MADPSAERQSAPGDGADGRGLAGIGERIRRLRAERGLPGTGLAEAARLTAERLAAVEDEAATPTLPELTALAGALDVALPELFTDAVPGPAAVVMRGDEVPTVESGDLAVQVLTPRSVLPGMYAARYRLDPTSVGVRPVQHEGHDWLYVLSGELRVEFEQDSVTLRAGDSASFGATVAHRLVVPGGEPAEFLAVGATLLTTDLPA from the coding sequence GTGGCGGATCCTTCAGCTGAACGACAGAGCGCGCCCGGCGACGGCGCGGACGGCCGGGGGCTGGCGGGCATCGGCGAGCGGATCCGCCGATTGCGCGCCGAGCGCGGGCTGCCCGGGACCGGACTGGCCGAGGCCGCGCGGCTCACCGCGGAGCGGCTCGCGGCCGTCGAGGACGAGGCGGCGACGCCGACGCTTCCGGAGCTCACCGCGCTCGCCGGGGCGCTGGACGTGGCGCTCCCCGAACTGTTCACCGACGCGGTGCCCGGTCCGGCCGCGGTCGTGATGCGCGGCGACGAGGTGCCCACCGTCGAATCCGGTGACCTCGCGGTGCAGGTGCTCACGCCCCGCTCGGTGCTGCCCGGGATGTACGCGGCGCGCTACCGGCTGGACCCGACGAGCGTCGGGGTGCGGCCGGTGCAGCACGAGGGGCACGACTGGTTGTACGTGCTCAGCGGGGAGCTGCGCGTCGAGTTCGAGCAGGATTCGGTGACGCTGCGGGCCGGGGACAGCGCCAGCTTCGGCGCGACGGTGGCGCACCGGTTGGTGGTGCCCGGCGGCGAGCCAGCCGAGTTCCTGGCCGTCGGCGCCACCCTCCTCACCACCGACCTACCCGCGTAG
- the serS gene encoding serine--tRNA ligase, which produces MIDLKTLRDDPEAVRASQRARGEDASLVDALLAADERRRSAVSRADTLRAEQKQLGKQVGKAKGEERDELLARAKDLSAQVKQAEAEQTESDAELLRTQKKVSNIVEPETPPGGEDDFVVLKHVGTPHEFDFEVRDHLDLGLGLRAFDMERGAKVAGARFYFLTGIGAQLELALLNMAAAQATAAGFTLVVPPVLVRPEIMEGTGFLGSHSTEVYRLEEDDAYLVGTSEVPLAGYHSGEILDLAAGPLRYAGWSTCFRREAGSYGKDTRGIIRVHQFNKLEMFVYCREEEARAEHERLLAWEEEMLAKIEVPYRVIDTAAGDLGASAARKFDCEAWIPSQQAYRELTSTSNCTTFQARRLNTRYREADGPNAIASTLNGTLATTRWIVAILENHQRPDGSVVVPAALRPFLGGREVLEPVA; this is translated from the coding sequence GTGATCGACCTCAAGACGCTTCGCGATGACCCGGAGGCCGTGCGCGCCTCGCAGCGCGCCCGAGGTGAGGACGCGTCCCTCGTGGACGCGCTGCTCGCCGCCGACGAGCGTCGCAGGTCCGCGGTGTCCCGAGCCGACACGCTGCGCGCCGAGCAGAAGCAGCTCGGCAAGCAGGTCGGGAAGGCCAAGGGCGAGGAGCGCGACGAGCTGCTGGCCCGCGCCAAGGACCTCTCCGCCCAGGTCAAGCAGGCCGAGGCCGAGCAGACCGAGTCCGACGCCGAGCTGCTGCGCACCCAGAAGAAGGTCTCGAACATCGTCGAGCCCGAAACCCCGCCGGGTGGCGAGGACGACTTCGTGGTGCTCAAGCACGTCGGCACCCCGCACGAGTTCGACTTCGAGGTCCGGGACCACCTGGACCTCGGCCTGGGGCTGCGCGCGTTCGACATGGAGCGCGGCGCGAAGGTCGCGGGCGCCCGGTTCTACTTCCTCACCGGCATCGGTGCCCAGCTGGAGCTGGCGCTGCTGAACATGGCCGCGGCCCAGGCCACCGCCGCCGGGTTCACCCTGGTCGTGCCGCCGGTGCTGGTCCGCCCGGAGATCATGGAGGGCACCGGCTTCCTCGGTTCCCACTCCACCGAGGTGTACCGGCTGGAGGAGGACGACGCGTACCTGGTCGGCACCTCCGAGGTCCCGCTCGCGGGCTACCACTCGGGCGAGATCCTCGATCTCGCCGCCGGTCCGCTGCGCTACGCGGGCTGGTCCACCTGCTTCCGCCGCGAAGCGGGCTCCTACGGCAAGGACACCCGCGGCATCATCCGCGTGCACCAGTTCAACAAGCTGGAGATGTTCGTCTACTGCCGCGAGGAGGAGGCCCGCGCCGAGCACGAGCGGCTGCTCGCGTGGGAGGAGGAGATGCTCGCCAAGATCGAGGTGCCGTACCGGGTGATCGACACCGCGGCCGGCGACCTCGGGGCGAGCGCGGCCCGGAAGTTCGACTGCGAGGCGTGGATCCCGTCGCAGCAGGCCTACCGCGAGCTGACGTCCACCTCGAACTGCACCACGTTCCAGGCGCGGCGGCTCAACACCCGCTACCGGGAGGCCGACGGCCCGAACGCCATCGCCTCCACGCTCAACGGCACGCTCGCCACCACCCGGTGGATCGTGGCCATCCTGGAGAACCACCAGCGGCCGGACGGTTCCGTGGTGGTGCCCGCGGCGCTGCGGCCGTTCCTCGGCGGCCGGGAAGTGCTCGAACCGGTCGCCTGA
- a CDS encoding LLM class flavin-dependent oxidoreductase, with product MRVGIVILPEHRWWAAEPLWRMAEEYGFAHAWTYDHLGWRSLVDKPWFDAVPTLTAAATVTSTIRLGTLVASPNFRHPVHFAREITALDDISDGRITLGIGAGGPGFDTAVLGGQPLAPAARTERFEEFVELLDKILTQDNTSWYGEHYTAVEARRAPGCVQLPRLPFVIAANGPRAMRLAARYGQGWVTTGSGGDDVEAWWRGVAELTKKFDDALAAEGKAPARVHRYLQADAAPAYSMSSVEYFKEVVGRAAELGFTDVVTHWPRTDSPYEGTESTVEEIASEVLPEL from the coding sequence GTGCGCGTTGGGATTGTGATACTGCCCGAACACCGGTGGTGGGCCGCGGAGCCGCTGTGGCGGATGGCCGAGGAGTACGGCTTCGCCCACGCCTGGACCTACGATCACCTGGGCTGGCGGTCGCTGGTCGACAAACCCTGGTTCGACGCGGTGCCCACGCTCACCGCGGCGGCGACCGTGACCTCCACGATCCGGCTGGGCACCCTGGTGGCCTCGCCGAACTTCCGGCACCCGGTGCACTTCGCCCGGGAGATCACCGCGCTCGACGACATCTCCGACGGCCGGATCACGCTCGGCATCGGTGCGGGCGGGCCCGGCTTCGACACCGCGGTGCTCGGCGGGCAGCCGCTCGCCCCCGCCGCCCGGACCGAGCGGTTCGAGGAGTTCGTCGAGCTGCTCGACAAGATCCTCACCCAGGACAACACCAGCTGGTACGGCGAGCACTACACCGCCGTGGAAGCCCGCCGCGCCCCCGGCTGCGTGCAGCTGCCGCGCCTGCCGTTCGTCATCGCCGCGAACGGGCCGCGCGCGATGCGGCTCGCCGCCCGCTACGGGCAGGGCTGGGTGACCACCGGCAGCGGCGGGGACGACGTCGAGGCCTGGTGGCGCGGCGTGGCCGAGCTGACCAAGAAGTTCGACGACGCGCTCGCCGCCGAGGGCAAGGCCCCGGCCCGCGTCCACCGCTACCTGCAAGCGGACGCGGCCCCGGCGTACTCGATGAGCAGCGTGGAGTACTTCAAGGAGGTCGTGGGCCGCGCCGCCGAACTCGGCTTCACCGACGTCGTGACGCACTGGCCGCGCACCGACTCGCCCTACGAGGGGACCGAGTCGACGGTCGAGGAGATCGCCTCCGAGGTCCTCCCCGAGCTCTGA
- a CDS encoding glycosyltransferase 87 family protein has protein sequence MTKVRDGRYLLVAAIVLEALAIWFVHWIDTRGYLDTEIYRLGARAWLNGYEIYGDLTPESPDSTTLPFIYPPFAAIVFTPLWWLSGDAAVVVVSVLSHLSILVTAYSFARSSPYLAPNAGSVAVATAVALPIMTIIEPTRDTVNYGQVNLLLMGLVAADCLLPRTRWPRGLLVGIAAAIKLTPLGFLLLFLLRKDFRAMSVTAVTFAGTVLLGLLAAPDDSADWWLDKMFSTGEDIGAVYAGNQTLRSLLAKQDITGTALDSLWIAGSLVLLVLAVLGMRYALRTRNVPLALVVNAVLVLLVSPISWSHHWVWAGPALVLVFAMAWRHRWYGIAMYAGLCALAVLVAPHWYLPNTGDRELRWTFSQQVVGGSYALLGIGFLIACAAAHLLHRQRTAAEPAAERVGSGV, from the coding sequence GTGACCAAGGTCCGAGACGGCCGGTACCTGCTGGTGGCGGCGATCGTCCTGGAAGCGCTGGCGATCTGGTTCGTGCACTGGATCGACACCCGCGGCTACCTGGACACCGAGATTTACCGGCTCGGTGCCCGAGCGTGGCTGAACGGTTACGAGATCTACGGCGACCTGACTCCGGAATCCCCGGACAGCACCACCCTGCCGTTCATCTACCCGCCGTTCGCGGCGATCGTCTTCACCCCGCTGTGGTGGTTGTCCGGCGATGCCGCCGTCGTCGTGGTCTCGGTGCTCTCGCACCTGTCGATCCTGGTGACCGCGTATTCGTTCGCGCGCTCCTCGCCGTACCTGGCGCCGAACGCCGGCTCGGTCGCGGTGGCCACCGCGGTCGCCCTGCCGATCATGACGATCATCGAACCGACGCGGGACACGGTGAACTACGGGCAGGTCAACCTGCTGCTGATGGGCCTGGTCGCCGCCGACTGCCTGCTGCCGCGCACCCGGTGGCCGCGCGGGCTGCTGGTCGGGATCGCCGCCGCAATCAAGCTCACCCCGCTCGGCTTCCTGCTGCTGTTCCTGCTGCGCAAGGACTTCCGGGCCATGTCGGTCACAGCCGTGACGTTCGCCGGGACGGTGCTGCTGGGGCTGCTGGCGGCGCCGGACGACTCGGCGGACTGGTGGCTGGACAAGATGTTCTCCACCGGCGAGGACATCGGCGCGGTGTACGCCGGGAACCAGACGCTGCGCAGCCTGCTCGCCAAGCAGGACATCACCGGGACGGCGCTGGACTCGCTGTGGATCGCCGGGTCGCTCGTGCTGCTGGTGCTCGCGGTGCTGGGGATGCGGTACGCGCTGCGCACCCGGAACGTGCCGCTGGCGCTGGTGGTCAACGCGGTGCTGGTGCTGCTGGTCTCGCCGATCTCCTGGTCGCACCACTGGGTGTGGGCCGGGCCGGCGCTGGTGCTCGTGTTCGCGATGGCCTGGCGGCACCGCTGGTACGGGATCGCGATGTACGCGGGGCTGTGCGCGCTGGCGGTGCTGGTCGCGCCGCACTGGTACCTGCCCAACACCGGGGACCGGGAACTGCGGTGGACGTTCTCGCAGCAGGTCGTGGGCGGTTCCTACGCGCTGCTGGGCATCGGCTTCCTCATCGCCTGCGCGGCCGCGCACCTGCTGCACCGGCAGCGGACCGCGGCGGAACCGGCCGCCGAACGGGTCGGCAGCGGGGTCTAG
- a CDS encoding HAD family hydrolase, translating into MNKPALVASDVDGTLLDPSVQVSERTARTVRAVVDDTPFVLVTGRPPRWVPQIVDGLGVAGIAVCSNGAVLYDAESDRVLHRTEMEPEQLRDAARELREALPGCTFAVERSTGRARDDVAEQFLAEAGFHRVWPNRDIRVVERSELFDRPAVKLMVLHEDRSTDLVPAVEEVLGPRLCLTCSMGGGPVELSAPGVDKGSGLAAVAEKLGVPPDEVIGFGDMPNDIPMLDWVGHGVAMRNAHPGVLEIADEVTGCNGQDGVAQVLERWWP; encoded by the coding sequence GTGAACAAACCCGCGCTAGTCGCATCCGATGTGGACGGAACGCTGCTGGACCCGTCGGTCCAGGTCAGCGAGCGGACGGCGCGCACCGTGCGCGCCGTCGTGGACGACACCCCGTTCGTGCTGGTCACCGGAAGGCCACCACGATGGGTGCCGCAGATAGTGGACGGTCTCGGCGTGGCCGGGATCGCGGTGTGCTCGAACGGCGCGGTGCTCTACGACGCCGAATCCGACCGGGTGCTGCACCGCACCGAGATGGAACCGGAGCAGCTGCGCGACGCGGCCCGCGAGCTGCGCGAGGCGCTGCCCGGCTGCACGTTCGCGGTGGAGCGCTCCACCGGCCGGGCCCGGGACGACGTGGCCGAGCAGTTCCTCGCCGAGGCCGGGTTCCACCGGGTCTGGCCGAACCGGGACATCCGGGTGGTGGAGCGCTCGGAGCTGTTCGACCGGCCCGCGGTGAAGCTGATGGTGCTGCACGAGGACCGCAGCACCGACCTGGTGCCCGCCGTCGAGGAGGTGCTGGGCCCCCGGTTGTGCCTGACCTGCTCGATGGGCGGCGGCCCGGTCGAGCTGTCCGCGCCGGGGGTGGACAAGGGCAGCGGTCTCGCGGCGGTGGCCGAGAAGCTCGGCGTCCCGCCGGACGAGGTGATCGGCTTCGGCGACATGCCCAACGACATCCCGATGCTGGACTGGGTGGGGCACGGCGTGGCGATGCGCAACGCGCACCCGGGGGTGCTGGAGATCGCCGACGAGGTCACCGGCTGCAACGGGCAGGACGGGGTCGCGCAGGTGCTGGAGCGCTGGTGGCCGTGA